cttttgagtttcttttagttcttcatccaatgcatcaaaggcaaggtcaaTTTCTTGATACTTCATACTTAAGTTGGCATAGTCAAGCTTAAGTTTCTTGTTACATGAAGTAAGTGACTTATTAAGCACAACTACTTTCTCATGCTTAACATTCAATTCATTGTGCTTAGCAAGTAACTTGTCATGCTCCTCTCTAAGTTGCTTGCTAGAAACAATACATGTATCATGAGTTTCTACTACCTCATTGTGTCTAATAAGCAACTCATTATTTGAGACCTTAAGCTTAGCATATTCGTTTTCAAGAATTTTGCATTTAGATTTGTACTTCTTGATTACTTATTGGTACTCATCTAGGATGGTTTGGACTTCATTAGGAGATAAATcatgttcactttcatcactagaggagttGTCATCATCGctcaccttagagttacctcttgccatgagacacatgggtagtggaggtagaggtggctcatcatcaccatcatcatgcatggcaatccccactatcttcttcttggatacatcatcacttgaggattcTCCATCGGTGATCCATTCTCCAAGAAAAGTCTTGATATCTTCTTTTCTCTTGAAAGACCTTTTCTTCTTGAAGACCTTCTTCTCATGGCTTTTCTTTGAGTGCTTGTTATGAATGTCATCATCATCTTGcttcttgttgagctttgaGGGTTCGGGACAATCATAGGACAAATGCccatatttgccacaattgtaGCACATATTCTTGGCATTGTCATTGCTTTTCCGGGTACGAAATTTGTCCTTTTTGGGATCATAATTGTACCCTTTCTTGTTTAGccttgacatcatcttggaagtcttcctcatgagaagtgcaaactcaacatcaccatcctcatcacttgaatcttcactagcttcatcatcacttgagcttggtGAGGGAGCCTTgcacttgtttttctttttggactTGTGATCACTCTTAACTTTAAGTGCAAGATCCTTTTTGGCATTTGGAGGATCAACTTCACCCATGAGAAACATCTCATGCGACCGAATTTTTCCAATGACCTCACCAACTTCAAGTGTTGCAAGATCCTTCTCATAAAGCAATACGGTgacaatgttgtacttgggcttgtgtagAGAATGTAGGACCTTCCGGATGATGTCACTAGTAGtcaaaggagaaatttcaagagcattaatgtcctcaaCAAGTACATTCAATCTAGCATACATTTGTTCAACTAACTCAGTGGGGAACATTTTGAAATCATTGagtttttccttaagcacttgGTACTTCTCCTCACGAAGCTTTGTAGACCCAACATGAATGGTCTCAAGCTTTTTCCAAACTTCATGAGCCGTTTTCTCCTCACGAAGCTTTGTAGACCCAACATGAATGGTCTCAAGCTTTTTCCAAACTTCATGAGCCGTTTTCTTTCTATGGACACGCGCAAAGATGtcctcactaagagcatcaaacAAAACATTCTTGGCTCTAGCATGGTACTTAACTTGGTCTTCACTCCAATCACCAAAAATAGGTTTTTCGGTGACCTCCCAACATATGACATGGAGAGCCTCTAGGTAACCCGGCATGCGGGTTTTCCAATAGCTATAGTTTCTCCCATCAAATTTGGGCGGTCCACTACTCTCCGGGGCCATCTCTAGTATTTTAAGCCTATGAAAAGAGAGcctaagctctgataccaattgaaaggatcgaagCCTAAGAAGGGgaggttgaattgggacttttttaaATTTCTTACTTGTCTTtgacctagactagtattgccgaatctacaaatttgaaacatATTCACTAAAGCACACTAATAAAGGATCTTTAGGTAGGAAAACACACTAACATAATCATCTTGCCAAGAGAGAAACACACTAGCAAGTACAAGTTCTAGTCAAGAGAACAAACTAACATGcgattgtcctagtcaaacaaacaagcaaagaAAAGTAAGGATCATAACGAAAGAGATTAATTgcttgaatgtaaatacaagagacacgagacaaccggattttttccgtggtatcgaggagttgacactcccccctaatccacgttggagcacccacacaagagtatcgctcccttgcttcaccaaagagcaagtgatcactaagaatgctccttctccatctccggaacggcgagcttcacaccgtgtacaagtttcttgttttggggctcccacaaactccaagagctcaccaagaacctcccgatcaccaagaccgtctaggtgccgtcaaacaccaagagtaacaagctcctaagccttcacttgacctacactcagttggtcCTAGCTCAAgaacacttgctacacttgcaaaggttgaattcttcaaggttgaagcacaatcaATGCACTAGATCTTCATCTCATTGCTCAAAGCACTCTCTTTACTTCTCAaaggtggcctcaggtattcaatgcgtcaaaggtagttcaaatgagccagggggtgcccttatatagagtggagagggtcacatagtcgttggaagtccactgcagaaaaatcatgaccatcggaagaaccgatgggtgaGAAATtgaaggcgtcggttcaaccggtctctctgtgtccaaatagtagccgttgggggttctgacacagtatccaggcttgcgtcattgcaccggtgcatgctctgaagaggcatcggttcaaccggtgctgaagaagttCTCACGTCCACTCAAataagctctctggaacatagtacatccaatgcaccggtgcatgtttctgatgcgtcggttcaaccggtgcagaagatgagttgaggtccaccaaacATGCTTTCTGGAACTTAGTATTCCAAATACACCGGTGCTAATCTTGTTactatcggttcaaccggtgacaaGGGTTTTTTTTTGACTTGGTTCCAGCttgcatccagagaagatagaccgataGGGCATCAGACCTTCAGTcaagcatcggatgcaccgatgctaagacatcggttaaaccggtgctactgtttttcttcgttttcagctaaattgacttggatttgatttcaacttcgattgtttcttcttccaagtgttgtgttgacttcttttgactatcttgagctgtttttgagcgagtgtgcaagatttttaaggccaactcaaatttggtcaagctactaactcacgaacccctcttaatagtacggtcaagaactagaaactataaaacctagctaaatcaagtgtccttcatctccttgtgacacttgagactagaaaggtccttaatctttgaaattgagtacttggcacgcatgattgtttcgaattgaggggtctcatttcatatttcatatgagactaatctaatcattgatttttccttcaaaacacatgttagtcgcatacggttgtcattaatcaccgaaacttactattagcatctatcggcctagatgcgcttcagaCTTGACCAGCGGCGGGATGGGGCATTGGCCAGCGCGGCAGGGCAGGGCCGGTGCGCCGGACGGTGCAGTACAGTCCCGCGCAGGGGCGCCAAGCGACAAGCGTGTAGCTATGGCAGGTCGGCCGGTGGCGGCACGACCGCGTTCTCAACGACCTGGGCAAGGATGCACGAAACGAAACCAGAGGGAGCACCACAAGGAGGATGATGAGGCGAACCCATTTTTGTGGTTAGCTCATGTAGATGATGTCGTGAGGTAGATGCTCACGTGGAGGTCAAGGTGTCGGCCATGGTGGTCTAGGGTTCGTTGGCGGGGTGCTCCTTCGGTGCTTGGCTGGCATGGCCGATGGGTTGGGGAGGTTGGGGAGCTCATGGGCTAGCTGCTGGTGCAAGCAATCCAAGGATGGTGGGGCTTCAGTAGGGTGAATTTGGGAAGGGGGCGGAGCTCAGCCATGGGGCTGCCAAGGCGACCGCCTGCACTCTGCGCGGGCAAGGGAGGAGGGCAAGGTGCGGAAAGCGGGGAGCGGGCAAGGGAGGAGGGCAAGGTGCGGAAAGCGGGGCGCGCGCAGGTGAAGGCTGATGGCGAGCCGCGCGAGCTCGGCAAAGATGCAGCGCGTGGAGGACGGGATTCAAAGCGAGATGAAATAGCGAGGAAGATGGCGGCTCTATTGGACGCTGTTTTTTCCCCCGATTTTTCTCTATATTTACCGATGCAGCAAGATATGACGagggccctgtttggatacaTAGGGATAATGGTTATCCCTCATCTTTTAGTCCCAAATTATCTCTCATGCATCCAAATAAATGAGATAATTTTGGACTAAAGTGGATTATCCCTCCCAAAATTCTTAGCCCCTCCAAGTGGTGATAATGGGACTAATTTTGTATGGTCACCACAAAAATGTGAGTATGCACACACATCTAGACATGAAAATTAGAGAGAGAGGGTAGGCATTAGTCCATGGATCCAAACAACCTACCTTGGGTTAATTCTTAGCCTACCAATTTAAGGCTAAACATTAACTCTCAAAATTAGCCATGGGCTAATGTTCCAAACAGGGCCGAGGTTGTTGGAGTTGTTCTTAGCCCTCaccttttagctccaaattatcCCTCATGCATCCAATCATGTGGGATAATTTTAGGCTAAAGTGGATTATTCCTCCCAAAATTCTTAGCCCCTCCAAAGGGTGATAATGGGGCTAATTTTATATGGTCCCCACAATAAAGGTGAGTATGCGCACATAACTAGACATGAGAATAAGAGAGAGGGGATAGGTATTAGCCCATAGATCCAAACAGCCCACCTTGAACTAATTCTTAACCTACCATTTAAGACTAAATATTAACTCTTAAAATTAGCCATGTGCTAATGTTCCAAACAAAGAGGGCCCTGGTTCGACGGCGCCCATTTTGTCTCGTTTTAATGGGGTCGACGGCCAAATGTGGCACTGAGGTTAAGCTTTGGTTGGTGTTCTCGGATTAGGCTGACTCTGCCGAGTGGAAAAGATGCGTTTTGGACCGGCCCAAGTGGCCCATGCGTGCTCAGCATCATTTTAGTCCACTTGGACCGTCGCAAGTGGCACATGGGCTGGATGTCACATGAACTTGGATTCACCATGGTTGATAAATTCTTCTTTTAAGAACCACCATTGACAATTGAGCAAGCACTATAACTAACTAAGCATGCATCCAGGGTCGAACGTCAACACACGCAAGCACTATAACTAATTTGAAGTCCGAAGCGCCATTTCATGTGCGATCAACAAACTAGGTCTGAAAAAACAATGCCTGAAATAAGTAACATCAGCTTTCACCACTTCCACGCCCCCTGGCCCCCGTAGGAAGCAGAACAATCTGGAGCGCAAGGTGCACAAGCAATTCAAAAGAGACAAGGACTCAGCCTGACGATGCCTCAATTAAACGCCAAAGAAAAATCCAAAGCAAGGCGGCGAATCGAAGGTCACGATCACGTGCCACTCTGGCACTCTGATGAGCGAGCCTTTCTGAAGCGCCGTTCATTTTTATTTTCTGCATTTTATTGGGTGGAGAACACCTCGCGATCCGCAAACCCAGATCCTGGCATCTGGTAGGAAGGGGAAAgaataaaaagaaagatgaaaaaaaaaacaccagcAAGCATCGTGCTCGGTGCCGCGAACTCGTGGGCGCGCCCACCGCAACGCGCGCATCTGGACTCCAGGTAGGTGCCCACGACGGACCAGCACAcggacgcacgcacgcacgcaccatAGAACCTGCGTCCTCCGCGCCTTTTGGTAGAGCCCTCCTGTGGGCGGCCGCCGCCCGGCTCCCGCGCAAAACCGTCGGCGGTCGGCGCCTGTGGGCGCGGACCTCGGCGCCTCGCATCTCTCTTGCGGCCTGAGGCCCGAGAGCAGGGTTTAAAATTTCGGCGGCATaccgccgaaatttcggtgtaTTTTTCGTTTTCGGTCTTCACCGGTTTTTGGTTTTTCGGTGtttttcggaatttttcgttccgaatttaaaaaatttttaaaaatttataaataaccattaaaaaaatcagcaaaaattatgataaaaaactagaggTTTTTATTAGCTAATAGCATTTGAAATCATTCAAATCTAAATTAATTTGGTAGGTTAAATTGATGATTTGGGTTCATATCCGTTACAGACCCATTAACCCATTAAGAAAATATCCACTCCCCTTTCACTCCCCGTGACCAACGGCCTCACccactccttcctccctctcccgcgCGCTCACCCACGCTCTCCCTCTGCTCGCGCATGTAACCGTCTACGTTTTAGCGTTATAAACCTAAGTCAGGAAAATCGCATAACTTGCAAACCACAAAATGAACGAAGGTGAAACTTCATGGGCATGTCACACAAATCATAACAAACCAAAATCCCAACAAAGtcagagagagaaaataaaattttacacatgaaatgacgagttgtTCCAACTCCGATTTTCAAATTCAATTAACTGAAAACCGGTTTAAATGGGCTAAAAACCAAATTGCAATGTGTTGTATTAATTGGACTATGGAAttaattgtaataattttaatAGATTTTGTACTTTGGACTAAGTACGTGTGCACTTTGGACATGAATTATGTGTTTCGTTTTCGTATTTCTCATTGTGTGCTGGAGTTTCTTATATATTGTGCATTATAATCTATCAATATAGACAAACTccccaaaattttcaatttcttttcataaatacataatttcCCCATTATTTTccaactgtttccatcatttTTCGGTGAAAAGCACCGAAAAACCGGTGAGATGCACcgaaaaaccggccggtataccgaaatttcgaaattttgaatttgagatcACTTCCCATCATTTTCCGACGGTTTCCATCATTTTTCGGTGAAAAGCAACGGAATACCGGTAAAATGCAACGAAATTCCGGCCGgaaaaccgaaatttcggaattttgaatttgagagcTCTTTCCGGTCGAAATTACCGGAAAaccgcgaaatttcggccggtataccgtttTCGGTGGCCaccgaaatttttttcaaaaacgaaAACGTAAACCCTGCCCGAGAGTAGGTGACGCTGACCATGGTTTTGTTTGGTTTGTACGTGCTAGTTTTTagcatgaattttttttatacatgaagtactaaataaaatttatttttaaaatttttattagaatgaatataattttttgcgacgaatctaatgatagtaattaattaataattggttatagtgatactacagtaaccatcctctaatcgcgcggtcaaagacttcagggttcctagcacaAGAGTTGTGgaattaattttataaactatttttatttaatatctctaattaataGCTAAAATTACTATAATTTTTAACATAGCACAAATCAAACAGCGCCCGTATCGCCGTGGAAGAGCGAGGGGAGCCGGCCAGGGGATCGGCAACGCGCCAACGCTGGGCGGCGTCATTGCCAGGTCAGCCGTCAGGTCAGGTCAGCACCTGCGGCGGTTCGCGGCGGAACCTTGGCAGCTTTTGTGCTTCCGTGCAACAGTTCCTACTCCATCCCAAGTCCCAAATGGGCCCTACTACTCAACTGGCTTTATTTATCGCTCCGTTTGACTTTACTGCGCACAGTACTATTGATATGATATTGACACTTTAACTGCTAATTATAGTgtcaaacaaaattaatttacaaaactaattttagagccctgcgctaggaaccctgaaaaATCTAATGAAGCTTTTGAATGCGCGATTAGAAAATAGTACTGTAGctaattatatattaattaccgtcattagattcgtcgcgaacagttacacccatctctgaaaaattttataaattgactttatttactACTTCATGCATAAAAAATTCTCCCGTAGCATAGCGTGAACCAAACGGAGCCCTCATCAGGCGCGAGCAAGTGGTTCGGTGGCAGGACCGTACAAAACCTTCACTGTCGGTTTCGGCTTAATCTTGCTTGTCTTCCAGCACCATGCAAACattcactgtagcatcactgttgcaaattatagattaagtatactcattagatttgtctcgcgatttacagcccatccatgcaaaaaattttgtaaataaactttatttagtactctatgtatatgttaaaatatttgatatgatttttttttcgagGTTTATGTGGTGTGATCTGTTTAACAGGGCCTCAGAGTCCAGTCACCGCTCCGTCACAATAAAAGCGGCCCCGCCACGGCGACCCGACGCGCGTCCCCCCACCACACCCACACGGCCACACCCGCCTCCCActtgccgccgcggcgccgcgcatCCCTCCTCGTTTTCTCCCCTTCCCCTCTGCTCCGCGCACCTACGcatcgccgcctcctccactcTCCGTCTAGTCCTCCCAAACCCAGAGTCTGGTCCTCGTCTTCCTCCCGTAACTACCTCGGCCCTATCCGCAGCAACCattcgccgcgccgcgcgagaCCAGCTCGATCCGACCGACAGCGGCCATGGCTCCCCTGCCCCGCGCGGCCCGCCTCCTCCGATCCGCCGTCGGGCTGCTGAGGtcgccccctccgccgccggcgcggctcTTCTCCAGCGCCGCGGGGACCGGGACCGGGaccggggcgggggcggggaccGGGCGCGAGGCCGCGAtcgtcgccaccgccgtggcGCTGGCCGGGTCCGGGCTCGGGCTGTGGCTGAAACCGCCCTCGCTCGCCGACTCCGGCGAGGCGGTCGGCGGCCAGATctcggtcgccggcggcggcggcgccgcggaggcCCGGGAGGAGAAGGGTCGGTTCCTGTTCGCAGGTGAGCGCCCTGTCGTCCCCGCTTGCGTCCTCCTGGTCTGCGATCTCTCTGTCTCCGTGCTGGCTGAGGGGTTTAATTTGATTGATGGACTCGCGCGTTCGGGTTTGTGGGGTTTCTGCTgctgcggtcgccgccgccgccgccgctattgTTTCGTGTTAGTATGGCTTGGCTTACTGCTTTGCATTAGGATGTTTGGAGCTTTGCGCGGTAAAGCTACAAAGCTGTGCCAGGTCGCCTCCTTGCAAGGTTGTACGCTTCTGCTGCTTTTGAATTTTGATCACCCGTTTGCACGTCCTGCTTGGGTTGCGAGCGGTACGGTGCTGTCCTGGCTGTACCGCTCCTGCTAGATAAGTGATAAGCCAATGGGTCACTAGCTTCCAAACTAGGTGACGCGGCGGCACCGTACAGGAAAGTCCGTTACGATTTACTATGCCTCTTGATCAACAGCACGTAAGCGTGCGCTGCTAAATGCGTGTAGTTTTGCAAATCTGAGTGGAGTGTTGATCTGATTATAATCCTATCGTTTTTGTTCCTCTTCACTCTGCGCGTCCTACAGACTCATTCCGCAGAAGGGTGTTCTTTAACTACGAGAAGAGGATACGGCTTCTCAGCCCTCCTGAAAAGGTAATTTATGGAGTGCTGCATTAAGGATACTTCGGGGAATTTCGATTCAGTAACTTTGGGCAACAAATTCTAACTGGTATATTTCTGGATAGATCTTTGAGTACTTTGCATCTGTGAGGAACCCAGAAGGTGAAGTTTACATGTTGCCCTCTGACTTGATGAGGGCATTAGTCCCTGTTTTCCCTCCATCTGAGTCGACTGCAGTTCGCGAAGGGCGATTAAGGGGGGAGCGGAGCCCTGGAGAGTTGCATTGTGCTCCATCGGAATTCTTCATGCTGTTCGACACAAATAACGATGGCCTCATCTCCTTTGCCGAGTAAGTGGAATGACCTTCAGAAAAATGCTGTATCTATTCACTGTGTTCAGAATATTAAACTTGTGCCACTTGGATTTCTGCATAAATATTGTCCTCGGTTTATTGTAAGAACATCGTGAAAATCTATAGGTGTTTGTATAGCACCTGCTCAGGATAAATGAAGTAGTGTATATATCAATAAACATGGCACTACGCCATAGGTACGATGCATATATTCGAAATCATAGTGCAACACCATAGCTGTTTGCTGTATGATGCACTGCTAGACAGGTTTATTAGTTTCTAAATTTCCTGAGGTGTCTTGACAGGTACATCTTTTTTGTGACATTGCTCAGCATTCCCGAGTCAAATTTCAGTGCGGCTTTCAAAATGTTCGACGTTGACCATAGCGGGTGAGTTCTTATGCTGTTTGtgtttgacaaacaaacaagaaGAATTTGATGGAGTGAGAGAAAATTGGACTTATGTCAATTCTAGTTCACTTTAGTTTGAAATTCCTTTTTTCCTGTGTAATGCATATGTTGTTTAGTAAAACTGCTAAAGGTATGTTTCCCCTTTAATTTCTCTTGTATTCATGCACGACCAAGAATATATTTAAATAGTCTTGTTTGTGCTATATTATTGTTTACCTGTGATCATTGCCTGCAGTTAATTTATCTCGCCCAGAAAAAGACCTGCTCTTTATGAGCATGTTCAATCATCTGACTTGTTAGTTGATGATAAAAGAAGGGTATGGATAAATTTTGGCCACCTTCTCAATGTAAATTTGCTGTTCTCATCTGGGACATTTCATCTTTTTCAGGCTGATCGACAAAGAGGAGTTTAAGAAAATAATGGCACTGATGCGGTCTTTTAATAGACAAGGAGCCACCCATAAGGATGGCTTACGTATTGGACTTAAAGTTGGCCAGCCTGTGGAAAATGGTGGAGTGGTTGAGTTCTTCTTTGGTAACGATGGAAATGAACCTCTACACTATGATAAGTTTACAAAATTTTTGAAGGACTTGCATGACGAGGTGATTTACTTTTATTCTTTTGTCAACACATGATGACTTGACCACAAATATTTCCTCCTGACTTGACCTGGAAGGAAaatgcatttttcttttttgtccaACACCTACTTTTCATAGCATGTATATAGACATGCCTGCCTGCCAATGGTTGTTTATTTCCTTCGTTGCCTCAATAATTTCTATTGAGTTGTCTGGACTTACCCTTTTAAGTAGATTGAGTATACAATTCTCTCAACTTTATCTCATTTAAGTAGGCAAATAGACTATTGCAATATTTCCTACCTTGACTGATGTTTTTGAAGTAGTACATTACGTAGGGATTATTTTGCATTCTACACAATTCACCTCTGACTATTTCATGCTATCTGTATTTACCATTTTCTCTGTTCAACTTCCATGCAGATTATTCGTCTGGAGTTCAGTCATTACGATGTCAAATCATCTAAAACTATACCAGCAAAGGATTTTGCCTTGTCCATGGTTGCTTCTGCTGACATGAATCACATCAGCATGCTGCTTGATAGAGTTGATGATTTGGTCAATAAGCCTGATCTGAAGGACATACGCATATCTTTTGAGGTATGATTTGTCTTCTTGGTCTCATGAATAATATTCTACTGAGATTATTTCTCGTATTGTTCTCATGGGTGCTTATCTGCTACTTCAGGAGTTTAAGGCGTTTGCTTATTTGCGCCGAAGATTGGAGCCACTATCGATGGCCATCTTCGCATATGGGAAAGTGAATGGATTGTTGACAAAACAGGATCTAAAACGTGCGGCGCagcatgtaatttttttttcaccaaGTTTGGCGTgcttgtttattttattttggcaTCACAAATCTAAATTGATTATTGAGACAGTGAACTTTTGGTCTAGCTGATCAAACACAGAGAAGTCACTTTTGACTTGACAAACGATCAGCTGTTTTTTAAAACATGGTCACTGACTGCTAACTGATGTTCTAGCCATCTAAGTCTTCATTTTTATTTGCGTTGTAGGTTTGCGGGGTTGACTTAACTGATAGAATGGTGGACATCATTTTCCATGTGTTCGACACAAATCAGGATGGGAACCTGAGCTTGGAAGAGTTCTTAAGAGCATTACAAAGACGAGAAACTGATATTCGTCAACCAACAATACCTGGTCCTTTGGGGTTCCTGTCTTGCTGGTTCGGTGGTAGGAAGTGTTCTTCACTTCGACAGATGTTGTTCTGATTGGTTCCCTCTACGAGCCTCAATATAAATGTCATGTGCCTTTTGATTGTCATGTCGTGGTACGTATGTGAATAATTTTGTTCTACTGTTCTATTATGATATCCTGTCTTGACACTAGTTTCATTGATTTTCAGGTGGAGAAGATAACCGCCAAGTAGTGCACTGATGCTGACCGTTGAAACGATTTAGCTGTAAATCTCGTCTGGGTGGGCCTAGTAACTGTAAATAGTCTTGTTTTGTGTGTCGTCTAAGGGTCTAAGGACCGAGAATACGTTGTGCTATTCTCATCCCATATGTAAATTGAACCCCATATGACCTTAAGAAGTCATTGTCAAAGGTCTTCCCTTTTCACGTGCATATTTTAGTCGGAATGTTTTCTCTGCTTTTACCTGAAGAGAATACAGAATATACGCTCTTACAGGAAATAAACGCCTAATCAAATCCACCACCATcaacatcattttttttttggtcgAATGTGCACTCGACAACGTCAAAAGTTCCAAGTTTTCTTTTCAAGCAAACATGAGCATTCTGTTGAAACCGTTCTTGCATGTTTCCTGGAACCAGCGGCAGCCGTCATGTTTCGATTCAGTGGAAGTGAAAATAACTGGAACTGCTAAAATTTTGACTGAAAAATCAGCTGAAACA
This sequence is a window from Panicum virgatum strain AP13 chromosome 7K, P.virgatum_v5, whole genome shotgun sequence. Protein-coding genes within it:
- the LOC120642439 gene encoding calcium uptake protein, mitochondrial-like translates to MAPLPRAARLLRSAVGLLRSPPPPPARLFSSAAGTGTGTGAGAGTGREAAIVATAVALAGSGLGLWLKPPSLADSGEAVGGQISVAGGGGAAEAREEKGRFLFADSFRRRVFFNYEKRIRLLSPPEKIFEYFASVRNPEGEVYMLPSDLMRALVPVFPPSESTAVREGRLRGERSPGELHCAPSEFFMLFDTNNDGLISFAEYIFFVTLLSIPESNFSAAFKMFDVDHSGLIDKEEFKKIMALMRSFNRQGATHKDGLRIGLKVGQPVENGGVVEFFFGNDGNEPLHYDKFTKFLKDLHDEIIRLEFSHYDVKSSKTIPAKDFALSMVASADMNHISMLLDRVDDLVNKPDLKDIRISFEEFKAFAYLRRRLEPLSMAIFAYGKVNGLLTKQDLKRAAQHVCGVDLTDRMVDIIFHVFDTNQDGNLSLEEFLRALQRRETDIRQPTIPGPLGFLSCWFGGRKCSSLRQMLF